In Podarcis muralis chromosome 7, rPodMur119.hap1.1, whole genome shotgun sequence, the genomic stretch tgcaagaaagaagaaaaaatttcCACAAGAGAAAGGGTGTGGGAGAGTTGAGTTTCTCAACAAAAACAAAGGATTTCTTAACCAGGGCTGTTTATCTAAAAAATGTGGACCTCGAGATAAAATAAATCCTAAAAAGATCCCAGGAGGGGGTTACTGTCGTTCAGCATTTTGTTactgggaaggggaaaggaaggaggctTGGATCTCCGAACAAACATTTTGCAATGAACGCAAATAACCCCTCcaggctcctcctctcctcccgggCCGGATGAGTGggattgccaggtcaaaaactggGGAGAAAAGGGACATTGTGGAACGGGACTGTTTGTTCCACAGAGCTGTATAGGTTAGAGACAAAAGGGCTGTTAAAGAGAGATGTGTGATGCTGTGGCAAACAAGGCACAAATAAGGGCCTGCTTTAAAATAACAGGAGATTTCTGGGGGTACATGCTCGAAGCTTCTACCACCACTGACATCTGTGGGGAAGGCTTCAAACTTTGAGGCTCCTCAGGCATAGTGGCCTGTGTAAGACCCCCAAAATCCATTCTgggaaacaggagagagagagagagagagagagagagagagagagagagagagagagagaaggcaagtgAGAGACGAAAGTTTTCAGAAAACATCCCAGGATTGCCCCACAGATTCTGGGAGCTTTTGGTTCTCTCAGCTTCTCAACCTTCCAAATCTTTAATTCACAAATTAAAGattctcaccccaccccctccgCAATTCTTTAATTCCACAGCTCTGCAGCAATctgcaagttttgttttgttttcaaaaaaagtctCGTGAAAAatctccagcattttagtgcgaatTTCGCCCAATCAACACATATTTGCGTGCCATTTGGACAAGTACTGTAGACACGCTTTGGGGAAGCAGTTTCACCTAACGCAATGCATGTTTGCATGTCACTCTCATGTATATGTGTGTCCATATGCACGCTTAACCCAGACTGATGCATTCCTGTTGTCACTGCCGGGCTGGAGAGCAACatgacaaaattcagaaaaatctgaattttgagaGGCGGCTGTGTTCTAGTTCACGTGGTGTTTTGGAAATCGCAAATTAGGCAAGTTCGACTTTAAATTGAATCGGGTTTCTCCCTTACCCCTGCCCAGGGAAGGGGATGACGTCCTGTGCAGCCTACAAACTTGTACCGCCTGCCTCATGAGGACTAGGATGGTGGCTCTGAGTCTTGGAAGAATGGGACTGAGAACAGCTCTGCACCTTGACACCTGCCCTGTTCTGCCGACTTCCAGAGTAGGCCAAGGAAGAAGAGCAAGAAGGGAGCTTCTGCTTCAGCAAAATAGAATTAACATGCTGTATAAACCAATTTGTCATGAGTAGAGAAGCTTGAGGAAGATGGTGTCTGTGAATTCCTGCACAATATTTTCTGACCTGCACCTCTCGGACTAATGTGGCACATATTTTAGCGATCCACTGGACTTCACACTTCTCCAATGCAATGCAATTCTTGGCTGTTTGAAGGTATCAgaattcccatttttaaaaatgcatgtatttagagaaaatacacatttaaatgtgttgggggagggggagggggagaggagggatgggtaaaaacacattaaaactccCCAATCTTCCTTTTCCCAAATCTTTGATGGTCACTGCCGGTCAGAGTAGGCCatattgagcaagatggaccaatggtctgactcagtaggagacagcttcctgtgttgcagCTGAAAACACACAATGTGAGAATATAGAAACCAACTCTTTGTGTTCAGAGCTATGTATTCTTGCTTGCTTCATCAGCCTATCTGCTCTCTGTCTTTAGGAAGGTCTTCAAGGCAGTTAACAAATCTCAGTAGCACAGCAAAGATCATCACTATCTATCTGATCGTCTCTTTTCAAATTGAAGGTAGCAGGGATtagacccaggaccttctgcttgcaaaacatGAGCTCTCTGACTGAGCAAAGGAGCCTCCTTTTTGAGTCTCACCACTCacatcatagggacgcgggtggcgctgtgggtaaaagcctcagcgcctagggcttgccgatcgaaaggtcggcggttcgaatccccgcgacggggtgcgctcccgctgctcggtcccagcgcctgccaacctagcagttcgaaagcacccccgggtgcaagtagataaatagggaccgcttactagcgggaaggtaaacggcgtttccgtgtgctgtgctggctcgccagatgcagctttgttacgctggccacgtgacccggaagtgtctccggacagcgctggcccccggcctcttgagtgagatgggcgcacaaccctagagtctgtcaagactggcccgtacgggcaggggtacctttacctttacctttacctactcacATCATATGCATGTTGCTGACCCAAAGAACACGAGaagaggctgcaggatcaggccaatggatgGCATATCACAGGGGCCACtgagatacctgtgggaaacttgcaagcacaCGAGCCGTTTCCCCTCTGGCAGTTTCCAGAAACATGACTGTCTTCGACTGCAGAGGCAGAACATGGCTATTatgtctagtagccattgaaTAGCCTTATTTTCCTCGAATTTGTCCATTCCTCTTTTGAAGCCTTCCAAATTGTGGTGGCCTTGAGGCTACCTCAGAAGGTTttggactctctttccttccttagaTGTTAGAGACAGACGGCGACCTTTGAAAATGTAAATTCCAAATCTGAGACCTTCAGGAAGCCCCACAAACTGAGCATTTTGAGAAGTGCTTCCATGTGTGAACTTAAAAGCTGAGGGGAAATATGACTTGAGAGACCATAAtctcttctcagcagtggcgcccgccctgtggaacgccctcccaccagatgtcaaagagaacaacaaccaccagacttttaggagacatctgaaggcagcctcatttagggaagcttttaatgtttgatgcattactgtattttagtattttgttggaagccgcccagagtggctggggaagcccagccagatgggcggggtataaataataaattattattattattcatagaattgtagagctgggaggaaCCCTTTAGGATCATttactccaaccccctgaaatcccacagggggatcgaacctgcgaccttcgtGTTATCAGCTGAGCTATCCTTTAACTGTGCCTCAGGGCTATTTATCCTTCCAGATCACGAAAGCACCTTAGAGGCAAAACCCTATCCGGGAAGCCTCAAGAAGGGAGGCAGGCCTCTTCTTTTCCCCagcctttttgcaaactgctcagGCAGACCAAAAGTACAAGCAAACTGGGCTGCGTGGAAGGtggttccttctctctcccccacccccaacttcccAGTGAATTTAAAGTTTGAGGAAATGgggttgtgcatgcacacacacacacacacacacacacacacacacacacacttgccttcTTTTCTTACAGCATCCCTGGCTGCGGTTTAAATTCCTGGGAGGGATGGAGCAACCTCCCAATTgcggaggggaggagaaagagcaGCGAGGCTCAGGTTGCTGCCCTCTGAGGGGCGGATGTTGGAGGCAGGGTGCTAGGTTTATAGGGAGCAGCTGTTGCAGCTGGGAAGGAATTCCGATTTCACCTTGGATTCTCGTCTCCACTCCCAGCTGCAAGTAAGTGGAACTATAGAAATAGATTCAGTTAGCATGTGGGGAAAGGGGAATTCAAACAGAGTGACTAAATTAGAGtcaagttgttattattattattattatttcaaaatctAGACGTGGCAAGTTAACGCAGAGCCCCTGGCATCTTAAATGAGAAGTGTGCGAAGATGGAGCACTTTCTCTCTCCGAGTGGCCTGCCTCTTTAACAGCGCGAATTTACTGCACAGAAATTGAGCAGGGAAaggtgttgcttttgctgcatctCCATGCCAGGGTGAGCTTCACCTGTTAAATGACTGCCTGCTGCGTTgcttctaaaaaacaacaacaacagagccgtttttttattaaaaaaaatgaagcaaatcTAAGAACATGAGACCGAGCAAAATACAGGATTGGGGAGTGGTGTGGGGGGAAACAGATGGGACTACAGACTCAGAAGAGGGGAGCAAGGTTCAGAAAGTTTAGCGGGCAGAGGGAGGTGGCAATGAAGTGCAACCCTCAGAGAGCTTTTTGCCTCATTTTTCCAAGATGTTGATTTAGCTTTTGCAACTAACAGAAGGTTGCAATTTCCTAGccgtagtaaaggtaaagggacccctgaccaataggtccagtcgtggccgactctggggttgcggcacgcatctcgttttattggccaagggagccggcgtacagcttccgggtcatgtggccagcatgactaagccgcttctggcaaaccagagcagcgcacggaaacgccgtttaccttcccgccagagtggtacctatttatctacttgcactttgatgtgctttcgaactgctaggttggcaggagcagggaccaaacaacgggagctcaccccgtctcagggattcaaaccaccgaccttctgatcggcaagtcctaggctctgtggtttaacccacagcgccactcgagTCCCTTCCTAGCCGTAGTAGAACacctgatttgcatgcaaaaaatccCAGGTTCGATCCACGGCCTCTCTAGGTGGGTATGGGACGTCTCCAGGCTGCAACcctggaaagcagctgccagccagagtataCAATACTGAACCACTGgtataaaaggatcttcctgtgtttttatgcctttaacagctgcgtgaagcaggtgaagctttgacatgccccctccccaaaatcgcTGTCGGAAGCTCTTCAAAACCAAGAGTAGACAGCCAGGCAAAAGACTCAAATTTATTATGAGTCATCTAACATGGCTGCATTGACCCCTGCCTTTTGTTCTTCCTTAATGGAGAGTTCATGCCATCGTGAGTTTCAtaccaggcagaaattcagccagTGAAGGATCCTCCCATAACAGCGTTGCTATGCTGGGGTGAAGCTTTGCCTGTCAGCTGGCGAGCTGTGAAACGCACCGGTGCCTTTTCAGGTGACAGGTGGCAATCATCTGTCGCCGTCCTTCAAGAGAGGAGGCAGAACATCATTCCATTTCtgggtggaggtggggaatcaGAGACGGGACGGGAGGGCAGTGAAGGAGcacatggaaagaaaaagaagccatTTGCAGCATTGTTGAGAATTTTACAATGTGTATTGAACCCGGTAAAGGTGCGGCAGATTTCTGCTGCAAGGATTGCCAACTCTCTCTCCTTTTAAACCAGTCCCTGCCCCTGCGCCTCTTAGGGTGCTTCCAGGCTGTTGCTAGTTCTGGGTGGGGTTTGATCGCATACCAGCAAACTCAGGCTGCACAACTGAAGTtaatcttgtgcaacaaacccacctcTCAAAACTGGACTTCTTGCTGGaaggaaagtaatggggaaagccctgggaaGTGTGAGGTGATATAGCTGGCTGGATGCAATGTCATCTGACCTCCCTGCAGgcaaatcagaataaatactCAATGAACGGCTGATGGCATTGAAGCTCCACACAAATTTTGTGAGAACAGGTCAGGATTACTTAGCCATGTGGAAGCAACCTTAGGCACAGTCATCAGGCAGCACATGAGTGTTTCAACACCATTGTCACTGTTATTAACCAGCTCCACCTATATATGCCcttgttttcttccttccttttttcctccagGAAATCTAAGACCCTCCAACACCATGCAGCTTGCGGTTTCCGTGGCAGTGGTCCTCATGGCTTTGTTTGCTGTGACAGGTAGGAGCCGAAAACCTTTTCTTAGCTCATTATGCAGCGCCAACAATGTGACTGGAACAGGCTAGACTGAATCTATTCCCTTCCACTGGCTAATTTGGAAACTCTAGTTGCGCAGGTTTGGCAAAGGATCCTTGCCACACCTTCCTGCTCCCGGACCCCCCACCCCAGGGCCCCAAATAAGCCCCTCCCTCTGACAGTTCTTCCCATTTGACATGTCTGTGCAAATCCTATCACTGCAGCTAGGCAACTTAATTTTTTCCCTCTCATATGAAAGCACCAACCCTTTTCCCCCCTGGCCAGAGAACATTTGACTTCCCATCAGTGCCGGGTTTGGATCTGTGGCTGGCCAAGATTGTGGGCAGGATCTGCATTAGGCATTGATGTTCAGTGGGCGTGAGGCCTGGAAGCAACAGAGGCTTAAAAATAAGAGGGGGAGGTAGGCTGGATGTGATCTGGAGAGTGTTAGCAAAAGTCACTTATATAATGAGAAACATATAGTAGGGCTATtaaaaatgagagtcgtcatggCAATCCGTAGTTAAAAGTAGaggttggcaaatgtgtcctcttttttgctcttcaaaatacggTAGCCCTAACTAACGGAAGTTAGTTTTTAGCAGGTTTGCATGCCTTGGTTCAATGGAAACTCGGTTCAACTGTGCAAGGTTGAAACCGCGCAAGCTAATTACACGTAAGATGTGATTGTGCCATACGCCAAAAGCACTGAGGTTAGCTTTTGGCAGTTTTGCATAACCCTGGTTCACTTGAATCATACATGTCGATGAAGATGCAACACAAGGATGTGTTTAGGGCCAGCTAGGGAAAGAAAGGAGATGGTTGAATCAGAGAACAGCAGGAGGAAAGAGGGCAGTCGGGGCATATTGCAAAACCAGATATGTTTAGTTTCCAAGCTGTGCAATCCATTTCTCACTGCCTTTGCCACTGTTCTCTTTGCTTTCTCTAAGCCTCCGCTGAAGTTGAGCCGACAGAGCCCTCCCTGTCTCAAAGGTTCGAGAACTTCCAGCGCAATGTTCAGACTTTTATTGACAACGCTGGAGACAGGACCAAGACAGCTCTCCAGGAGTTCCACAACAGTGAGCCGATCACCAAAGCCAGGTGAATTTCCGGTGGCTTCCTTGCAAGGCCTGAAACCCAGGGCTGTGTACGCACAGAattctccccctccaaaaaaaaaaagaattctgggcattgcagTTTGTTCATGGTTGCTGGGAATTCTAACTCTGTGAGGgagaaactacagtgcccagaattctttgagggaaagagtgCGTGTCAAATGTGCCTCAGAGCCATAGCGTGGGCAAAACTTCAGAGGGGGCAACTGCTGAGACGCAGGAAGCAGACAGAGTTTTGTGCGCCACAGAACCTGCCCTGAGCCCCCCAGCCTAGCAAAATATCTCACCTAAACTACTTAGAAAGTGGGATGGCATAAAAAGAAGCTCCAGCAACAACAAAGTCATGCTCCTTGATGAATGTGAGTTATGGCTTTTCACCGATTCTCATTAAGGCCCAGAAGGAACCCGGAAGCTCCTGTGGGTTGTAGCTTAGTGGCTCTGCGTGCAAAAGGTTTGACACCTGACGTTTCCAGAGAAAGGCTGGGAATGGCCACTGTCTGAAGCCCCAGAGaacttctgccagtcagagtagaccatattgagctagatggatagAGCTAGATTCAGGCTACATATAAGGTGGGTTCTTATATTTCCTCTCTCAGAGTGCAAAGTTGGGCTCTAACTAGATTCCGGCTAGATTGGCTAGAAGGCATCAGGCCCTGCATTtctgcggtgggggggggggtttgcaaagGAAAAGGGGCCACAGTGGTAGCAAGGATCTGCAGAGAGCAACATTTTTCCACAATCTCGACAGGTATCTCAAGAGAAATAACAGTTCCTCCAGCCACCAGTAGATGGAGAGAGCAGAGCGGGACAGAATGTGGCAGGGCGAAAAAGCACTCTCCCCAGTCACTGCCCCTTTGCCAAGGCAGCTAGAAATTCGTTTCAGACACTCTTGGGGACTGGTGGTGATGTAGGTGCTCTCCGCCGGGCCCCCTTACCCCCAGAATGCCTCCCCCTGAAGAAGGACCTTGCTCACCTCTGAGCAAGGTAGAGAAGGGGGCAAGGCAGATTTCAGGAGGGTGCTGCAGCTGCCATTGCattattgaaatactttattgtcacttgtacaacttgtatacagcgAGACTTGTACAACATGTATACAACTTGTatacatgagcaccccccactAAGCTCTCTTagccttaattcccctcgtttactgacacacacacaccaaacccgaaagtcagttgccctgttgttatcttttcattcagcagcctaacagcccagaagctgttctttaccctgttggtgcgacaaatcatgcttctatatcttctatatcttctgcccgaaggcaggagatcaagaaagtcccagccagggtgtgaatcatccctgagaattatCCTCACTTATTTTGctcattatgggacgcgggtggcgctgtgggttaaaccacagagcctaggacttgccgatcagaaggtcgggggttcgaatccccgcgacgaggtgagctcccgttgtttggtccctgctcctgccaacctagcagttcgaaagcgcgtcaaagtgcaagtagataaataggtaccactctggcgggaaggtaaacagcgtttccgtgcgctgctctggttcgccagaagcgccttagtcatgctggccacatgacccggaagctgtacgccggctccctcggccagtaaagcgagatgagcgccgcaaccccagagtcggtcgcgactggacctaatggtcaggggtccctttacctttaccttttcctcaTTAGAGTGGGCAGAACTGTTTAACAGCAAattgggggaaggaggagaggaggaggggtagCATGGggtgtgggaggggggatggtgccCACCTCGATCAAGTGCCATGTCTTGCACAGACCCTGGCGAGGGCGGCATGGCTCCTTCACTGTTGCCTTCCCATTGGCAGGAACTGGCTCTCTGAAAGATTCCAGCAGGTGAAGGACAAAGTCAAGGCAACGTTTTCCAGCGATGGCTCTGCCTGAATCCATCCCTTCCCTCACCATCGCACACATCTGATTGGAAGGGAGATCTGCATCTGACTCTCCACCGCCAGCAGGTTGCAGTGGAGGAACATCTATTTCTCTCCAGGTGCAGGAAAATCTGGGGGGGAGCAGGCAGGGCTGCATGGCCACACCTCTCCTCGGCTCCTCCATTTTCTATTTTTTTGTTATGCATTTATTGGAATCATTTATTACCCTCAAATAAACAGAAGATTCCTCGCTCTGTAATCTCAATTGTTATTGCAATGGTTATCTGTTTCAGAATCAgaactttattagcaaagccaacaggccacagctatgcaggaattaaaaataaaataaaataagaataaaaggagGATAAGAACAAACAGAAGGAGGTCCGTCAGATGAACAAGTCTGTCACTCAGATGGTGGCCCTCAATTTCACAGCTCTCTCGATGTACCTCGCGACCTTCTCTGTTGTCTGACTATCCGTATCAGATAAGAGAAAAAACAGTATAATGTCTTGTGAACGGCCGGGGTTGGGGGGTTATCTGTTTATTGATTAGGTTTTCTTCCAAAGGTTTCATCACAGGGCAGGAAGAATTGTGATTTGggttccttcccccttcccaagTTCTCAAGCAATTTCCTGAAGTTGCCCCACCAGCAAAACtatttcttcctctcttctcccctctcgcAAGGTATTTCATGTGCGTTCACATTTTCACACGGTCAGACTCCGAAGTTGTTTGCGCTTCAAAGGACACACCCCAACATCTTCTCtcacaaaagaactttgaaaGTCGCAGGAGTGAATTCTCAAAGAAAATTGCATCTGAGACCATGTGTGCGTGTATGCTAGAGAAACAGAGTGAGGTTGGACTAACTGTTTTAAGTTGACAAAAGTACAAAATCCAGCCTTTCCCCCAGATCCCTGAAatagagatgggagagaaatttgattcagtttgcatttaaaagtgaacttgcctaattcacactttgcaaaacaatacATAGAACCACAGAGTCATCTAGCCAACCCCTGTAGATGCAGGAATGaatcgaaacacagccatccctcaaaatgcacatttctttGAACTTTGTTGTGTGTGCATCCAAGCAAGGGTAGAAAATACAGCTTTGATTTCAATCCGCTTCCTCTGCAGAGGGAAAAATGctctgcttttaatttttctttctgtAGGGACTGCAAAGGGTTTCCCATTAATCGCAATCCtaaacctcttctgaaggtgcaCTCCTAATGCCAAGCATCTTCAAAGAAGGTTGCTGCAACTGCCAATCATCTAGTCATCACTTAGAGCAACTTTCTCCTGAACGCAGGTCCGTGTATATGcaatatacctttaaagcacatttgctgAGAATGGTAACCCCGTGAGGAGTAAACTACTGCACCCACAATTCTTTGAGGCAAAGAATATACTTTCAACGTGTTTGAAGTCTAGTATGTACACAGCCTCAAATAGGTGTCATTTccctgatgtcattgtgacatcaggtgatggaCAGGTGAATGGTCCCAATCCACTTTTCCAAGTTGGACTTTGGAGGGTGGTGGGCTTAGATtgttggatcaatccatcaacctctgatggatgatttagaacaggcatccccaacctcagccctccagatgttttgggactacaactcccatcatccctagctaacaggaccagtggtcaggaatggtggaaattgtagtcccaaaacagctggagggccgagttcccacagaaaatgtccttgcatagacaaaacaatctcagccttctgctgcttcttgaatCTTCTTCTCCGttcttctctgtttctggaacaaatgattctctcacacagagagagaatatccaacatagataccgtattttcgctcgctccataagacacacttttttcttcctaaaaagtaaggggaaatgtcagtgcatcttatggagcgaatgtgtggtccctggagccgaattgcccaggggagaaaatcagatcatgctcttttttttttttttttttttgaaagagggaactgggtgttgaaacaaagccgctaatCGGCAagtgatcgggagggagataagggacgctagagatgaaggaggctgcctgggaggggggaggtaaagacagcaaacttgcaaggagaggagacaggaagactaaagcaatgaggagaaaaattagaagaaaaggaggagcaaaaaactgctccagctaaggaaaagacactaaggcaaacaagagggaagtgagtgatga encodes the following:
- the APOC1 gene encoding apolipoprotein C-I; amino-acid sequence: MQLAVSVAVVLMALFAVTASAEVEPTEPSLSQRFENFQRNVQTFIDNAGDRTKTALQEFHNSEPITKARNWLSERFQQVKDKVKATFSSDGSA